The Juglans regia cultivar Chandler chromosome 10, Walnut 2.0, whole genome shotgun sequence genome includes the window TTTGAAATGCACTTACAAAAACTCTTTACCGAACACTTATACACTCACGAGATTAGTCAAAACTTTTATTCCCGGCCACCCAttgtcaataaaaataaaagtaaaaatttacAAGTTGTGTCAGTGTCATTTTTCATTCCCCAAACTAACTAATCTTgcgattctttctttttcaccgTTTTTTCTAAGAATTTTCTCTCTGGTTGTTTTTTCCCATAATGTTAAAACTGGCAGTTAATTGGATTGAGGGCAGAAAAAGCTCAACAATAGTCAACGGTCTAGTTCAGGTGGTTAAGGATGTTTATGTGGGaagtttatatatgtttttgttaagaatataaatgtaactattaataaatattaataaatctttTAGTGACTTCTTTTGTTGGTTGGTGAGCGTGAACtcctaatttattatatatatatatatatatatttaaaaaaaattcatataaaaaaattaattttttaataataaatcaaactttctttttaaaaaaattaagtctattagttaaaagttaattctttttatgtaaatatcatatttattcattttttaaaaatgagtgtacggtatttatgtattttattattataaatatcatttttcgtattaaatataatatatttttaaaaaatagaatttattattaaaaaaataatttcttttatataaatcttaaatttactcaattttttaaatttaaaaataaatcctcTCTCTTACAGGGGTGAGCATTcggattgattttttttttttaatctggtCTGAAACTCAAAAATTTGGGTATACCCGTACGGTTATCCGCCTGGATTACATCCAGACAagtgaaaaaaattcaaattcaattaCATATCCGATTTTGTGACCCAATTATCCATAATGCGGTGGTGAAGGTCATGCAGGAGTTGATTAGGGGGTTGAGAACATGGAGGCGAGGCTTCAAGGGTGGTGATGGCGTGGAGGATAGGGGGTTGTCTGTGGTGCAACTACTCTGTTTCGGGGAGGAAAAACAGGGGAAATCCATGGTTTGCAACAGAGGCTGCGAGAGGGGTTGGGCGGAGGCTTCGGCTTCGCGTGGCTGGGCATGGTGGCTTATGGTTCTACAAGGGGCTAGGAAAAGGCCAGAGGCTTCCGTCGTGCAGGGGGAAGCTTGCATGGGGTGGTTTCCATTCGGCTGCGTGCACAAGTGCGCTGGTTTTTCTGATGCAGCAACACTCGAAAAATGACGCCAAGTTGCGTCTCAGCAGTCTCGTTTGCGGCAGTGGAGTGGTGGTTGGTTGTGGTCTGCACTGAGGTTCACGATGGGGGTAATCTTTTTCCTAGTGGCTGAGAACCGGGCTGGAGGGTGGTGCTGCTTGCAAAGAGAAGTGGTTGGCTACGGTTTTGCGTGGCAGGGCTGCAGCGTGAGGTTTCTTCGTGCTGGAAgtatgtgtgtatttatattggtgattgaacaaaaaaaaaaaaaaaccctagagggaCGAGGGAGATGTGCGTGCGGATGAAAACTGAGTTGTACGTGTGTGtggagtggataaaaaaaaaacattagagaCGTGTGTGATCATGCATGCCGTGGACAAGAGTGTAActtaaggggaaaaagaaaaatagatggaAAGAATGAAACGTGCGGTAGTTAACGTGTGAATaagataatgataataaaataaaatagaacaaactaaaacaaaataactaaataaataaataaaacaaattaagcttCAAtgagtccgggtgttacataaaCTAACAAGTACAAGGCTatcgaaactaataaaatgtGACATGACATTCTATTTGAaactactaaaaatttataattttcatcatGTCCTAAAATTAGACTTGTAAGATTGTGTTACATcatctattttcataattattatgattaaaattaaacataatgctATTTGTCagtctttttttaaataaaaggtGCGATGCATTAGTTTTAGCTAgtctttttttaagaaaatagaaaatgctaatggtttaataaatatgaagtctactttttctgtttttgcgGGCATAATAATGATTTAGGCCCCATTTAActcatttctcaatccaaaccaacTCTTATTAATCTTTACCTTCGCCTTCCATCATTCTCCTTCCTCTCTAGTAAAATAGTAATTGTTTAGTCCCATTGTGCTCGCTCATCTTTActgttcttaattaaaaaacatactTCTCATGCTACTCACCCGCTCAACATGTACTGTTGTGCGTGTCTTTAGTATATTTGTATTTccttttattgaaaatattttttaaacatttaaaaaaatacactaatttattaatagtttcttctttaaccattaagtaaaaaaataaaataaacaaacggTCAAAATGAGGGAACAAAATCATAGAACAAATTAGTAACAttttccatacatatatatatactataagaTGTTACGTGCCTGAGGCACGTATGCACAGTTCAaagtactaatatattttattaaaataaaaataaagtactaatatatcttattattttattactaatatatatcttaaaagctattgaaaaataggctatttgtaaattattataatgctttcctattataatgaatacgaaaagataaatctacataaatctgttttcctattataatgtattttcaaattggaaattgaatccatgattattattataataaatctgctttattagcatatttaaagatattaatagtagaatagaaaccaacaaaaaccataaaagtagccataaatagaatgtaaataaaaatacaattgtatccctgtgttctgtaattattacaaacggatggaaagttaatgaaaatcagcatattccgttaaaacaagaaatttctgttaaaacaagaaaattccatTTCATAGCCTCTTTATGTGGGACAAACCTTCATGTTCATAtgaaatataagtttttcttaaatgcAAATGAAGTTAAATAAGTAATCAGCTTTGAATTCACAGCATTGTCTTCTTATCCatttataatttaagatgaTTATTGATAATTACCGTCATGATTTAATAATTCAATGTGTGgtgacaattttttattatttgtttgaagATAATTTAAATGTTGAGGAGCACTATATGACCTTGAGATTCCATGCTGGAGTGAACAGAAATTAGCACTCTAACTACAATATTGTAACTTACAATATTGAAAGAAATTAATcaagaaaatatgcaaaaaatagTGAAACGAAATCTGAATGTTCTTCTCGATGGGGATGAGTTGGGACGAAGGAatgtttagggtttggaaaataATTGGGGAGATCGGTTTTGCCTTTATGTTCTCAAATGGTAGACGGGTTGACCCGACTAAAGTCGGGTCGGTTCTTTTCTTGTTGGTCTGGAcacgggtcgggtcgggtcggtccCAAAATTTGTGCGGGTTGGACGGTGTGCAGCCCTAATTGTAAGTCATTCACATGTCATCATCCAATGGCAACTTACGGAAACTTCTTACCGAATGCTTTTTTAGAATTATAAATGGATAAGAAGACAATGTTGCACTTTTTTTGCTTGATTTATTGAAAACCTATGCAATCTGTGGACTACAAACTGAGAGAATGACCATTTCTTATGCCAAGGCTCCAAAAAGTGTCAAAAGCAAAATGGGCCTTAATTAAACGGGCCATAACATAAAGCCCATGTATATCCATTTCTTGGGCTTGTACAGTGTGTCAAATATGCTACCATGCAtccacaccttttttttttttttttttttaagaaatggaaACGGATCGGTGCCATTGGGCCGAAGGCTAGAGGTACCATGCATCTACAACCAATGCAGAATCATGacatcttattatataatatgattaaaaaaaaataactctagTTTTCGAGTTTTGGACATTATGTATGTTTGGATATGGAGTAtctaattttatgaatagtagtgaaattattcAAGTTTTAGACATTTAGATGTTTTATTGGTATtgaaaattgagagaaaaaatttgaataaaaattttacaaaattaaaaacttgtttggatatcattttttaatataatttttatttttatgtttgtaagatttttattgatttttatttcttgttttgagGTTTGTAAAagatgtattaatttttgtatttatataatgattagatgaaaattttaaaaattgaaaattgaaaaatatttcgtatataaataaagtttgaggataaaattataagaagttttgaTAATCTTGAGAATTCTTGATCTGTCCaaacttttcaataaatttggcCTGAAAATTAGATAGGCCCGGCCGTCTTTCCCATAATGTTAAAACTGGCAGTTAATTGGATTGAGGGCAGAACGAGCTCAACAACAGTCGTTGACTCGTTGGTCTAGTTCAGGTGGTTTAAGGATGTTTACGTTGGtagtttatatatgtttttgtaaagaatgtaaatgtaactattaataaatattaataaatctttTAGTGATTCTTTTGTTGGTTGGTGAGCGTTAACTCCtaagttgttatatatatatatatatatatatatatatttatacatgtgattcgtataaaaaaaattaattttttaataatgaatcataCTCTCTTTCAAGAAGAATGCACGATATTTATACAATTCATAATTGTATTTAGTATTACAATATAATcttaaagtatataaataagtaACGTTAGATACAGTCATGAGTTGTGCAAGCGTCGCacactctttaaaaaaagagtggaattactcttaaaaaattaattttttataaggataccatacttatttattttttttaaagtgagtgTGCGGCGCTTGCACATttaataactataaatatttattttaaaaaaaaaaactataaatatcatttctcaatattaaatatagcgtattttaaaaaaataatagaatttattaataaaaaattatttatttttttatataaatcttaaatttattcaattttttaaatctaaaaatatttcttctctCCTGTTATAATCATGAAGTGCAACTATGTGATTATTCTCTAAGGGTTGTTCAAATGTCTTATCCAAATGAATGTTTGTCATCCGTACCATTGCCCGCGACTCAATCATTTCCGTTCTCAATATTGGTCCCAACACCGTATTAATTATGTGGGCAAGATCCTAGAAAAAATAGCTACGTTGCACCCAAAACCACGCTACGTACGCAACGGCAATGGTgtccatatgtatatatatttatggacatataataaataatggcACCTATTACTGCTATTTGTCAAGATCGACTTCATGCATGCggtataaattctaaattaaattcaaccTATATAATATCCAAACTTAGATCTAGGGTTGTACAAAAAATCCGTTAAACCGAGTAACTCGTTGGACCCGATAAGATTCGTTCGACAAAATACGATTTTACTTCAGTGTCGGGATGAACCCGATAAGTGACGGGTCAGATCGACTCTCAACATTCTTCAAGCGTTCAGACTAAAAATCCTAGCGCAGCCAACTTCTCTTTTTGTTCTAAAAGACGATTGTGCAGAAACGAAATGTAGCCACGACCCATGCCAGGAATCTCTAGAAGctcaacctctctctcttccatcgGGGCTTCAACTTCTCCAAATGGTGCTTCTGTCTTTCTCTTTCcccttttacttttcttttttggctttCTTTCCTCGTTGATCACACTCTTTTTGTTTATAGATGGATgacaaaaaaaagtgaaaagactGGAAAGAACATAGAtccatttttgaaaatgaaagaagctTTTATGATGGGAAGCTTGAAATCGTGAAAAGTAAATGCCAAAAATGGAAGATCTAGAAATAAATGAGTTTGAGCTTTTCTGATTTTGCATGTCCTTCTTGATTTCTGATCTTATCTTCTCACACTTTTTGGCCATGGTTTTGTAGTacttttcttaataaataaatggtttTGCAGTACTGGCCTTAGATTTCCCAACAAGCAAGAATGACAACAATCATTGGATCACAAAAGCTAATGGCTTGAAAGCAAGACGACCCAGAATTGCGAAAAGGGAATTTTGGGAGCTTACAAAGAAGAGCGACAGAGTCAGAGTGAATGAAGAAATTCAAGAGCTTTGACTTGTAAAATAAGACATTCAGCAGCAGAGTTCTTCACCACCTCCCTCCTCCGCCATTTCCCACATTCCAaatctcctctcttcctccaaaaACTCAAAAGTGACTAGCAACAGAGTGAATTAGATATCTTTTTAGTCCTTTTTGGTTTGTCTGAGCTCTAATTAGTTAGAGTGTAGCGATGTGCAAATATTGATTCGTTTTCGACCCGACCCGACTATTATGGGTCGGATTGTTTTGGGCATGGCATGCGAACGGGTCGGTTCGGGCCCAAAACTAGTACGGATTGGACGGTGTGCAGGCCTACTTAGATCtctaaaattagatttttaaaatttacaatagTACTGTTTGTAATTTAACCAAGCATGATctcaagaattttttattattatggttATTACTGTCCTCACACTGCACGCTTTATACATGACTACCCACTACATTATTCTCTTTGAAAAGGCAAATCACAAAACCACAGAGACAATCAAACAAACGAATGTCCCAAATGCACGTACAaggattaaaagaaaacaagataaaatgaaaaagacaaattattaattgttCACATAAGTTTCGAGTTATTTGGAGATTGTGATATTTCTTTCTGCGGGTACTGATAATTTATCGAGAGATTAGCTCAAGCATGAAATCTTTGGAAGCAATCCCATCAGGTTCGGTAGCTTTCACTACAAGCTCTTTAAGATCTCTGATCTTCTCCCTCATCCTCCTTCCATGTTGATCATGTCCCAGAACGAGCTCCAAGCTCTTGACCATTCCCTTCTTTGTAAACAATCCTCCCTCAACCCGAACCCCTATCCCCTCATACATCTACTACAACAGGACAAGTTCAAAGAACATGCAAAACTATCTCCTCAGCTCTGGTGCAAACATGACACAATCCGTCTTCAACGATTTCTTAGCAATATACTTTTTGTAAGTAAGATATCTTGAAGGGCCTTCCATAAAAAACTGCTTCACCTTATCAGGGACCTGCAATTGCCAAATTTTCTTCCATTGAATATCATCAACAGAAGCACTTGAAGTCTGACCTCGAGCCTCtctttgcataaaaaatgagatatcatagcttctatttcttttaacaaaacatgTGGTAGCTTAAAAACACTTATAATAGTATATGCTGGAATTGCTTGAATCACACTTTTAAGTAAAATCGCTTTACCAGCATTAGAAAGTAACAAGCTGCAAATCCTTTtccatattttctcttttaaacctCGAAAGTTATTGTATTTGGATCTCCAACCACAGTTGGCAAGCCCAAATACTTGTTATAATTCCCACACACTACACCATGAGAGGACTGAGTAATTAATTCATGTGCATCTGGgtgagtatttctactaaatagCATAGAGGTCTTCTGTTTATTAAGGACCTGACCAGAAAcacattttcacaaaatttgttctacattcatcCATTCTTCTTGCTTTTCTCTATAGAATATGATacagtcatctgcaaaaagaagatgatcaACTCTCATACCACCTCTTAAAGCTGCTACCCCCTTATAACTCCATTATTATCATCTTGTTGAAATAAGGAACTCAACCCCTCAGcacaaataagaaataaatatggagacaaaggatcaccttgacgtAATCCTCTTGAAAGCATAGTGGTATCCCCTGGTATCCCATTTACCTTGACTGAGTAATTTACAGTTTTGACACAAGTCATAATTAAGCTTATCCATCTTGCACCAAACCCCAACTTAAGCAACATAGCctctaaataatctcatttcacTCTATCATAGGCTTTAGACATGTCTAGCTTGATTTCCATACTGCCCAACTTACCTTTTTGTCTTGACTGCATGATATGTAAAAGCTCATAGGCAACCATAATGATATATGTTATGAGCCTACCAGGTATAAAGACACTTTGattctaagaaatgattttgGACAACACCTCTTTCATTGTATTAGCTAAGACTTTGGAAATTAAGTTATACAAGACATTACATAAACGAATTGGTCTAAACTCATGCATAGAAGTAGGAGAGTGTACCTTAGAAACCAAAGCAATGTGTGTGTGAGATTAAGACCTGTAGCTATAGTGCCACTGCTAAAAAATTCCAGCACAACTTTTGAAACTTCATCTCCAACAACCTCCCAATGATCTTGATAAAATCCAGTACTAAAGTCATCAGGTCCAAGAGCCTTAATTAAAAAGAGACATTTTTCGTAGGGCTAGCTCAACTTCTTCTTAAAGAAAACCTTTTTCCAGACTTAGTCTTATGCCATCAGAAATCTTTTGTTCAACTCCCTTTAAACATTGATCAATATGTTCCCTTGAAGGATGAGTTGACAGAAAAACCTTAGAAAAGTGCTACCAAAACCCACGAGTAATGTCTTTGTTCTCAGTCAATAACAAATCATTACCATCTCGAATATGCTTGATagtatttttcttcctcctttggTTGACACATGCATGATAAAAAGCTGTATTTATTTCCCCTTTCTCAAGCCAATGTCtctttgctctttgtttccacttcAAATCTTCTTGCTCCAATAAGAACTCCATCTCTTTTTGTAGCTATTTCTAAACAATCATATTACCTGGCTTTTCATTCTTTGCAATGTAGAAATAGCTTCTGACTTAGCCTTAATAGCCTTTAATCTGTCATTCTCTAAGTTTCTACTCCACTTTTTCAACCCTTACTGCAATGTTCTAGCTTTGCTTGCACTGTTGCTAACTGGTTCATACCCCCAATATTTCTCCTCCATTTAGATGCCACTACATTATTGCAGCCTTCTTCACGACTCCATGCTATTTCATACTTAAAGCTGCTAGGAACAAACTGAACAACTTGAGtagaaacaaaactaaaaagaagTGGTCTATGGTCTAAACATATTGCAGGAAGTGTGTCCACTTGATAAGTATTATAGCAGTCCATCCATTTTTTATTAGCTGATACTCTATCAAGCCTCACCTTAGTAAAAGTAGCATCTTCATGTTGGTTGGACCAAGTAAACTTGTCCCCTCTCCACCCCAAATCAAAAAGAGAGCCTCTAGATAAAACTTGTCTAAAAGATTGCATATGCCCCTCACATCTTGATCTCCCTCCCACCTTTTCATCGTTAGTCAAAATTTCATTGTAGTCCCCGATTATACACCATCCTAGATCAGTTGGTTTAAAAGAGTTTCGCAAATCAAACCCAATCTTCCTTTGGTTAACCTCAAGGTGGCCATAGAAACAGGACAGCAGCCATCGAGTCCCACTCATTTCATCAATAATGACGGCATTAACATGTCTACGTGAGAAATTCAACAAATCAACTTGAACATCCTGTTTCCATAATAACATTAGTCCACCACTTCTACCAACAACATCAACTACAATGCACCCCTCATATTTAAGTTTCTTCGCAACCCATTGAGCTCGGTTATTGTAAAGTTTGGTTTCCATGAGGAAAATGATCAACTTGGAGTTCTATCAAGAGCTATTGATCTAGGAAATGAAAAACTTCGGTTACAAGGTTTTTTTTCCCTGCAGGCGATACTTGTATCATTAACTTTCATATGCACTgatcaaaaaaatgaaaactataaGTTTCTGTGACAATGCTtcaaatttatataagattgtgtggttgattaaaatttttgcttCAAATTCTACTGTATATAAGAAAGATTATATCTTGGATGACAAGGGCTGAGACCACACAATTTgcaaatcagagagagagagaggggttagGGTTCGTGAAGgagagggaatgagagagagagggggtgggGAGGGGGGGTTCGGTCTTGACAATGACATGTGCTCTGATAATTTGTTTTTCCTCTGCAAGCACACCCCACCAACTTAAAAATACATCTCGTACGTGATCCACATTCGTTGGTTGCCATTGTTCTCTAAACAATGGATAAATCTGTTTGAAGTTATTCTCTTATGAAAGTACCcttattttaaaatgtgttgtgaaatgtattatacaattatctttactttttaattattgtgTAAAAAGCCTGTGAAAATGTAAATTTGCACGACGGTAACAAATAGACCCCAACACTATGGTACTTGCAACTCAAATAAATATCCATTTAATAAAATGGTACATTGATCAAAGCTTTAAATTATATTTCGTAGATTGTTTTGACTTTGATATTAGAATGTAATATTTCGATATTGATATGTACCGGTATACCATTTcgagattataaatttttatatatatatttcatatttataaaaaaagttaattattaaataaatataattttatatattaaatttataaataataataaataataataaaataagttgagattaacTTTTATCCAAACCTGCACAATCCAAATATTTCTCTTTCCTATTATAGTCAGGGAAGTTGTACTATTTGATTATTGTTTATGGGTTCAAATGTCTTATCCAAACGAATGTTTGTCATCCGTATCATTTCCCGCGACTCAATCATTACCGTTCTCAATATTGGTCCCAACTCCGTATTAATTATGTGGGCAAGATCATAGAAAATATACCTCCGTTGCACCCAAAACCACGCTTATACGTACGCAACCGCTACCAACCAATTGCCATTAAATAACGTCTGATCGATggacatataataaataatggcACATGTACTACTGCTTTTTGTcaagatcatgcatgcatgcatgcggtataaattctaaattaaattcaaacttAGATGtctaaaattagatttttaaaatttaaaatagtacTGTTTTTAATTTAACCAAACATGATCtcaagaatttattattattattattatgctcACATTGCACATTTTATACATGATGACTACACACTTTATTATTCTCTTCGAAAAGGCAGATTGCAAAACCATGCAGACAATCAATCAAACTCCAAACGTACGTACAgggattaaaagaaaataagattaaaatgaaaatacaaattatGACTACACACTTCATTATTATCCTCACATTATTCTCACGTTGCACACTTTTACACATGATGACGACTACACACTTCATTATTCTCTTCGAAAACGCAGATCGCAAACCACACAGACAAGCAATCAAACCCCAAACATACGTACGTATGTATAaggattaaaagaaaataagaaaaaatgaaaaagataaattattaatcGTTCACATAAGTTTCCATTTATTTGCAGATCGTGATATTTTTCTCTGCAGATACTGATAATTTATTGAGAGATTAGGTCAAGCAAAGTCTTGAAATCTTTGGAAGCAATCCCATCAGGTCCGGCAGCTTTCACTACAACCTCTTTAAGATCTCtgatcttcttcatcatcctccTTCGATGTTGATCATCATGTCCCAGAACGAGCTCCAAGCTCTTGACCATTCCATTCTTTGTAAACACCCCTCCCTCAACCCTAACCCCTGTCTCCCAAACGTCCTCTACCATCCGTGCGTTCATCATACCGTCGCCTAAGACTGGCCGGCAGATCATCGGAACCTCTCCGACAATGCTCTCAAACACAGAGTTGTATCCACAGTGTGTAACGTACACGCCTACTGCTTTATGTGACAAGACATGAGTCTGGGGTGCCCAGGGAACTATTTTTCCTTGTTTCCTTGTCCTCTCGAGGAAACCATTCGGCAGAAATGCTTTGAAGTCTTCCCTAAGAGACCAAAGAAAAGGAACGCAACTCGCTTCCAGCGCCTCTGCTAAAGCTGCAAACTCGTGGGGTGGCAGCACCGCCACTGTTCCAAAGCTTATATATGCTACCGATGTTGGCTTTTGCTCGTCCAACCATGGGAGGCAGCCTGTGGCGTCTGAATGCGATGGGGGTAGGGGTGGAGTTGGGATTGTTATTGTGAGAAATCCCACGTACAGAATGTCTTGGAACTTGGACTTGTGATCATCGGTGAGTATGGCTGAGTTTAGTTCTTGGAAAGAGTTCATCACAACAGCATTTGCTCGTGGCAGGACTTCCCTAATTCTGCGCAGTGCGCTTGCGAAAATTGGAGAAGGATTTGAGTGATTACCTGGAAGTatttcttgaagtatgtc containing:
- the LOC118349610 gene encoding anthocyanidin 3-O-glucosyltransferase 7-like: MSQSSGKNPHVAVLAFPLGSHPWSLLSLASRLASAAPDVRFSFLNTAKSNQKLSATSGAHLPHNLKLYDVADGVPEGHVPKNPPEELELFLEAAPERFRKGMDMAVAEAGQQKITCIINDAFLVFGYDMAADMHAKWVPLFVAAPYDLSAHFYSALIHETYAKACGGSEAHGNGGAVGDLNPIDKTLDAIPGLSVMRFGDLSPDILQEILPGNHSNPSPIFASALRRIREVLPRANAVVMNSFQELNSAILTDDHKSKFQDILYVGFLTITIPTPPLPPSHSDATGCLPWLDEQKPTSVAYISFGTVAVLPPHEFAALAEALEASCVPFLWSLREDFKAFLPNGFLERTRKQGKIVPWAPQTHVLSHKAVGVYVTHCGYNSVFESIVGEVPMICRPVLGDGMMNARMVEDVWETGVRVEGGVFTKNGMVKSLELVLGHDDQHRRRMMKKIRDLKEVVVKAAGPDGIASKDFKTLLDLISQ